Proteins encoded within one genomic window of Brachybacterium avium:
- a CDS encoding helix-turn-helix domain-containing protein, translating to MSTEDPASGTTEETPSAAPDPAPSGAARRIGRAGSYSKGIARRQEILDRAIEVFRERGADGTSLRRIAESIGISHGALLHYFSSREELLVAVYEHAENRPDPERGTPARSARWR from the coding sequence ATGAGCACCGAGGATCCCGCCAGCGGCACCACTGAGGAGACCCCGTCGGCCGCGCCCGATCCCGCGCCCTCCGGCGCCGCGCGCCGCATCGGCCGGGCGGGCTCCTACTCCAAGGGGATCGCCCGGAGGCAGGAGATCCTCGACCGCGCCATCGAGGTGTTCCGCGAGCGCGGGGCCGACGGCACCTCCCTGCGCCGCATCGCTGAATCCATCGGCATCTCGCACGGCGCGCTGCTGCACTACTTCTCCTCCCGCGAGGAGCTGCTGGTCGCCGTCTACGAGCATGCCGAGAACCGCCCCGATCCGGAGCGGGGGACCCCAGCCAGGAGCGCTCGGTGGAGGTGA
- a CDS encoding TetR family transcriptional regulator C-terminal domain-containing protein, which translates to MANAALSNLKVPGLVQLYSTLVATALEVDSGPAKEYFTARFERVRDNLERKLREDQETGLVRSDIDPARTAALVIAASDGLQIQWLLEPSIALQETLETFAVLLAP; encoded by the coding sequence ATGGCCAATGCGGCGCTGTCGAACCTGAAGGTCCCGGGCCTGGTCCAGCTCTACTCCACTCTGGTCGCGACCGCGCTCGAGGTCGACTCCGGGCCCGCCAAGGAGTATTTCACCGCCCGCTTCGAGCGAGTGCGCGACAACCTCGAGCGCAAGCTGCGCGAGGACCAGGAGACCGGGCTGGTCCGGTCCGATATCGACCCCGCCCGCACCGCCGCCCTCGTCATCGCCGCGAGCGACGGCCTGCAGATCCAGTGGCTGCTGGAGCCCTCGATCGCGCTGCAGGAGACGCTGGAGACCTTCGCTGTGCTGCTCGCGCCGTGA
- a CDS encoding acetyl-CoA C-acyltransferase, with product MTRTDTSAHEPVIVGGARTPFTRLLSQQAALTAVDLGAHAIRHALSRSGLDAAAVDTVIMGHVVQAGQGQNPARQSALAAGLAWDVPAVTLNKVCLSGLTAVIDAARLIRTGEATAVIAGGQESMSNGPHLLSGSRKGFKYGPATMLDSVAHDGLTDTLSHESMGDLTERGNAERGIDRRAQDEVAAASHQRAAAATEAGILAEEIAPVEIPQRKSDPLRVDRDEGVRPDTTAESLAGLRPAFAEDGTITAGNSSPLSDGAAALVITSRAFAEEQGLRILAAIGAPGQVAGPRDSSLHSQPSGALRAALTRADWQARDLDLLEINEAFGAVVVQSLADLDFPLEQTNIHGGAIALGHPIGASGARLALTAALELARRGGGRAGVSLCGGGGQGEALLLSA from the coding sequence ATGACCCGAACCGACACCTCCGCCCACGAGCCCGTCATCGTCGGCGGCGCCCGCACCCCGTTCACCCGGCTGCTCTCGCAGCAGGCGGCACTGACCGCCGTGGACCTCGGCGCGCACGCCATCCGCCACGCCCTGTCCCGGTCCGGGCTCGACGCCGCCGCGGTGGACACCGTGATCATGGGCCATGTGGTCCAGGCCGGTCAGGGCCAGAACCCCGCCCGGCAGTCCGCGCTCGCCGCAGGCCTGGCCTGGGACGTCCCGGCCGTGACGCTGAACAAGGTGTGCCTGTCCGGGCTCACCGCCGTGATCGACGCGGCCCGGCTGATCCGCACCGGCGAGGCCACCGCCGTGATCGCCGGCGGCCAGGAGTCGATGAGCAACGGCCCCCACCTGCTCAGCGGCTCCCGGAAGGGCTTCAAGTACGGCCCGGCGACCATGCTCGACTCCGTCGCGCACGACGGGCTCACCGACACCCTCAGCCACGAGTCGATGGGCGACCTCACCGAACGCGGCAACGCCGAGCGCGGGATCGACCGCCGTGCACAGGACGAGGTCGCCGCTGCCTCCCACCAGCGGGCCGCCGCCGCGACCGAGGCCGGGATCCTTGCCGAGGAGATCGCGCCCGTCGAGATCCCCCAGCGCAAGAGCGACCCGCTGCGGGTGGACCGCGACGAGGGTGTCCGCCCGGACACCACCGCCGAATCCCTCGCCGGGCTGCGCCCCGCCTTCGCGGAGGACGGCACCATCACCGCCGGCAACTCCTCACCGCTGTCCGACGGAGCAGCGGCGCTGGTGATCACCTCGCGCGCCTTCGCCGAGGAGCAGGGCCTCAGGATCCTCGCCGCGATCGGGGCGCCCGGCCAGGTGGCGGGCCCCCGCGACTCCTCCCTGCACTCCCAGCCCTCCGGCGCGCTGCGGGCGGCGCTGACCCGCGCCGACTGGCAGGCGCGGGACCTGGACCTGCTCGAGATCAACGAGGCCTTCGGGGCAGTCGTGGTCCAGTCGCTCGCAGACCTCGACTTTCCGCTGGAGCAGACCAACATCCACGGCGGCGCCATCGCCCTCGGCCACCCGATCGGGGCCTCGGGTGCCCGGCTGGCCCTGACCGCCGCGCTCGAGCTGGCCCGCCGCGGCGGCGGCCGCGCCGGGGTGAGCCTGTGCGGAGGCGGCGGCCAGGGCGAGGCCCTCCTGCTCAGCGCCTGA
- a CDS encoding helix-turn-helix transcriptional regulator has product MDASQILGGIRHQVGITRADLARLCGVSPSTVGRIEKGELDPTWGTFTRILESSGFMLHGEWIVPTGDASAAVAARFVLDRVLDHVLARGSSTPTETSAPTGPAILAALDGPAELQAWWQRWHRAGWLSDAPTTMGIKFLSHHASVVSREGRAAMPRLVVGEGRRWRDLVLRIDEAGFTYAVSDLTTALESPSAGLTDSPRIYVSDLSMVASVLRLESSPSGRGIHLVSAEWPELEDIVVGDGICFTSVGQAIMDNLTGDEAERRNSDRTLSQLMAGILPVG; this is encoded by the coding sequence ATGGACGCGTCGCAGATCCTCGGCGGGATCAGGCATCAGGTCGGTATCACCCGTGCGGATCTTGCACGGCTGTGCGGGGTGAGCCCCTCGACCGTCGGCCGGATCGAGAAGGGCGAGCTGGATCCCACCTGGGGGACCTTCACGCGCATCCTGGAGTCTTCCGGATTCATGCTCCACGGAGAGTGGATCGTCCCGACGGGTGATGCGTCGGCCGCCGTCGCTGCACGCTTCGTGCTCGACCGCGTGCTCGACCACGTGCTCGCTCGCGGGAGCAGCACTCCGACGGAGACGTCAGCACCGACGGGGCCAGCGATCCTTGCGGCTCTGGACGGTCCGGCGGAGCTGCAGGCGTGGTGGCAGCGTTGGCATCGTGCTGGGTGGCTCTCGGACGCGCCCACGACGATGGGCATCAAATTCCTCTCGCATCACGCGAGCGTCGTCTCGAGGGAGGGCCGTGCGGCGATGCCTCGTCTCGTCGTCGGCGAGGGGCGCCGTTGGCGGGATCTCGTTCTGCGGATCGACGAGGCCGGATTCACCTACGCCGTGTCGGACCTGACGACTGCTCTCGAGAGTCCGAGTGCCGGGCTCACCGACTCTCCGAGGATCTACGTCTCCGACCTCTCGATGGTCGCCTCCGTGCTGCGCCTCGAGAGCTCCCCGTCTGGTCGAGGCATCCACCTTGTGAGCGCGGAGTGGCCGGAGCTGGAGGACATCGTGGTCGGTGACGGCATCTGCTTCACCTCTGTCGGTCAAGCCATCATGGACAACCTGACCGGGGACGAGGCGGAGAGGCGGAACTCCGACCGCACCCTTTCTCAACTCATGGCGGGCATCCTCCCCGTCGGCTGA
- a CDS encoding type II toxin-antitoxin system PemK/MazF family toxin: MIWRGEVYDVDLGQPIGHEPAFRRPAVVVSVDILNNGPGGLVMVVPVASAAYGLRSHVEVEPGTSGLGHVSYARCDQLRAVSTERLMTRRGNVGPEELSEVDQALRFVLDL; encoded by the coding sequence GTGATCTGGCGGGGAGAGGTCTACGACGTCGATCTCGGTCAGCCGATCGGTCATGAGCCGGCGTTCCGGCGCCCGGCCGTCGTGGTGTCCGTCGACATCCTGAACAACGGACCTGGCGGGCTGGTCATGGTCGTACCTGTCGCCTCTGCCGCCTACGGTCTGCGCAGTCACGTCGAGGTGGAACCGGGCACCAGCGGCCTGGGACACGTCTCCTATGCCCGGTGCGACCAGCTGCGGGCCGTCTCCACTGAACGGCTCATGACCCGCCGAGGCAACGTGGGCCCCGAGGAGCTGAGCGAGGTCGACCAGGCGCTGCGCTTCGTGCTCGACCTCTGA
- a CDS encoding sugar phosphate isomerase/epimerase family protein, producing the protein MALPLASVQLYTLATEFSADMNGSLDKLAQIGLKNVEAFDFVRRPKEIRAALDASGLASPTGHAPLLSDELWTPDGSIPTPANEVVFEAAAEIGMKTVIDPMVPTERWLTEDGVKDIAERLNAASETAKQFGLTVGYHNHAQEFLADFDGQSAYQRFLSLVEPSVAIELDLYWALVGGQDVVALVKELGDRLVAIHVKDGIKPETNPFAPEAPKFSSSSLDQRHAGEGEVPTIEAMQAATGVKYAVIEYDNAPGEVFSDIENSYRFLIDGGLAA; encoded by the coding sequence GTGGCACTGCCCCTCGCCTCCGTCCAGCTGTACACGCTGGCCACGGAGTTCTCCGCCGACATGAACGGCTCCCTCGACAAGCTCGCGCAGATCGGTCTGAAGAACGTCGAGGCGTTCGACTTCGTGCGCCGCCCCAAGGAGATCCGGGCCGCGCTGGACGCCTCGGGCCTCGCCTCCCCCACCGGGCACGCGCCGCTGCTGTCCGATGAGCTGTGGACGCCGGACGGCTCCATCCCCACCCCGGCGAACGAGGTCGTGTTCGAGGCCGCCGCCGAGATCGGCATGAAGACCGTCATCGATCCGATGGTCCCCACCGAGCGCTGGCTCACCGAGGACGGCGTGAAGGACATCGCCGAGCGCCTCAACGCCGCCTCCGAGACCGCGAAGCAGTTCGGGCTCACCGTCGGCTACCACAACCACGCCCAGGAGTTCCTCGCGGACTTCGACGGCCAGAGCGCCTACCAGCGCTTCCTGTCGCTGGTGGAGCCGTCGGTCGCGATCGAGCTGGACCTGTACTGGGCGCTGGTCGGCGGTCAGGACGTCGTGGCACTGGTCAAGGAGCTCGGCGATCGCCTCGTCGCGATCCACGTCAAGGACGGCATCAAGCCCGAGACCAACCCCTTCGCCCCCGAGGCCCCGAAGTTCAGCTCCTCGAGCCTGGACCAGCGCCACGCCGGCGAGGGCGAGGTCCCCACCATCGAGGCGATGCAGGCCGCGACCGGCGTCAAGTACGCGGTCATCGAGTACGACAACGCCCCCGGCGAGGTCTTCTCGGACATCGAGAACAGCTACCGCTTCCTGATCGACGGAGGACTCGCCGCATGA
- a CDS encoding Gfo/Idh/MocA family protein, translating into MTTLSPFSSPVGIGFIGVGVISDTYLENLNSFPDVEVLILGDINTERAAAQAAKHHVPASGTAQDVLDHPGVQVVVNLTLPATHVEISSAAIAAGKHVWTEKPLGLDRESTAALLAQADEAGLRIGCAPDTVLGAGVQTAKRAVLDGLIGRPLFAQTSMQWQGPEVFHPNPGFLFAQGAGPLLDMGPYYFTTLVSLFGTVEKVAAVGLKASEEREIRVGEKAGTTFPVEVPSTISVLTQFAGGQTGTSLLSFDSPLARQGIVEIHGTEGSLIVPDPNMFEGRIAYVRPFESFGERPPEQEWIEVTQKGPATGRGLGLLDMVRAIHTGRPHIATGEVGYHVLDVMLSAEESAASGEFVTVESSVSEIPAVPADFDPLARTV; encoded by the coding sequence ATGACCACCCTCTCCCCCTTCTCCTCCCCGGTGGGCATCGGCTTCATCGGCGTCGGCGTCATCTCCGACACCTACCTGGAGAACCTCAACTCCTTCCCGGACGTCGAGGTGCTGATCCTCGGCGACATCAACACCGAGCGCGCCGCGGCCCAGGCGGCGAAGCACCACGTGCCGGCGTCCGGCACCGCGCAGGACGTGCTGGATCATCCGGGCGTGCAGGTCGTGGTGAACCTGACCCTGCCCGCCACCCATGTCGAGATCTCCTCCGCCGCGATCGCGGCGGGCAAGCACGTGTGGACCGAGAAGCCGCTGGGCCTGGACCGCGAGTCCACCGCCGCGCTGCTGGCACAGGCCGACGAGGCCGGGCTGCGCATCGGCTGCGCTCCGGACACCGTGCTCGGGGCGGGCGTGCAGACCGCCAAGCGGGCGGTGCTGGACGGGCTGATCGGTCGGCCGCTGTTCGCGCAGACCTCCATGCAGTGGCAGGGCCCCGAGGTGTTCCACCCCAACCCCGGCTTCCTGTTCGCCCAGGGTGCGGGCCCGCTGCTGGACATGGGCCCGTACTACTTCACCACCCTGGTGAGCCTGTTCGGCACCGTCGAGAAGGTCGCCGCAGTCGGGCTGAAGGCGAGCGAGGAGCGCGAGATCCGCGTGGGCGAGAAGGCCGGGACCACCTTCCCGGTCGAGGTGCCCTCGACGATCTCGGTGCTCACCCAGTTCGCGGGCGGCCAGACCGGCACCTCGCTGCTGAGCTTCGACTCGCCGCTGGCCCGCCAGGGCATCGTGGAGATCCACGGCACCGAGGGTTCGCTGATCGTGCCCGATCCGAACATGTTCGAGGGCCGCATCGCCTACGTGCGCCCCTTCGAGTCCTTCGGCGAGCGCCCGCCGGAGCAGGAATGGATCGAGGTGACGCAGAAGGGTCCCGCCACCGGCCGCGGCCTGGGCCTGCTGGACATGGTCCGCGCCATTCACACCGGTCGCCCGCACATCGCCACCGGCGAGGTGGGCTACCACGTGCTGGACGTGATGCTCTCGGCCGAGGAGTCCGCAGCCAGCGGCGAGTTCGTCACCGTGGAGTCGTCGGTCTCCGAGATCCCGGCCGTCCCGGCGGACTTCGACCCGCTGGCCCGCACCGTCTGA
- a CDS encoding patatin-like phospholipase family protein, which yields MSIPRSTSPAPAADGAGQSTAAADGTQRMDLVLEGGGVKGIALAGALEVLEERGYRVNRVAGSSAGSIAGALATAGIPVDQIVRILRETDYRRFEDGPWWTRTLPGKALSILLHNGIHPGTYLCDWLEEQLSLHGAPDRTGTFADLHYRDPDPGVEPGGPHAYRLIVTVSDLSAGRLRYLPLDAGIIGSTPDALRVVDAVRASTSIPLFFRPVRRKNLRGKPTVLVDGGMLSNFPVSVFDRPGGKEPRWPTFGIKLSAKPDPDRGVQNRITGPLSFGKAVADTVTGFFDRLHVDSSHAVARTIFIDTSAVRSTQFHLSEAEQELLYRTGRSAATEFLDGTGTREAWDFETYKARFRQT from the coding sequence ATGAGCATCCCCCGCTCGACCTCCCCCGCACCCGCGGCCGACGGCGCGGGACAGAGCACGGCCGCGGCCGACGGCACCCAGCGCATGGACCTGGTGCTGGAGGGCGGCGGGGTCAAGGGCATCGCCCTGGCCGGTGCGCTCGAGGTGCTCGAGGAGCGCGGGTACCGGGTGAACCGGGTGGCGGGCTCCTCGGCCGGCTCGATCGCCGGGGCCCTGGCGACCGCCGGGATCCCGGTGGACCAGATCGTGCGGATCCTGCGGGAAACGGACTACCGCCGCTTCGAGGACGGACCATGGTGGACCCGCACCCTGCCCGGCAAGGCGCTGAGCATCCTGCTGCACAACGGGATCCACCCCGGCACCTACCTCTGCGACTGGCTCGAGGAGCAGCTCTCCCTCCACGGCGCACCGGACCGCACCGGCACCTTCGCCGATCTGCACTACCGGGACCCCGACCCCGGGGTCGAGCCCGGGGGTCCGCACGCCTATCGCCTGATCGTCACCGTCTCGGACCTGTCCGCCGGGCGGCTGCGCTACCTGCCGCTGGACGCGGGCATCATCGGCTCCACCCCTGACGCACTGCGGGTGGTCGATGCGGTGCGGGCCTCGACCTCGATCCCGCTGTTCTTCCGCCCGGTGCGGCGCAAGAACCTGCGCGGGAAGCCGACGGTACTGGTGGACGGCGGCATGCTCTCGAACTTCCCGGTCTCCGTGTTCGACCGGCCCGGCGGCAAGGAGCCGCGCTGGCCCACCTTCGGCATCAAGCTCTCCGCCAAGCCGGACCCGGATCGCGGAGTGCAGAACCGGATCACGGGGCCACTGAGCTTCGGCAAGGCCGTGGCGGACACCGTCACCGGCTTCTTCGACCGCCTGCACGTCGACTCCTCCCACGCCGTGGCCCGCACGATCTTCATCGACACCTCCGCCGTGCGCTCCACCCAGTTCCATCTCAGCGAAGCGGAGCAGGAGCTGCTGTACCGCACGGGACGCAGCGCCGCGACCGAGTTCCTGGACGGCACGGGCACACGGGAGGCATGGGACTTCGAAACGTACAAGGCGCGGTTCCGGCAGACGTGA